CGGATAACCACCATAATCAAGCCTTAAACCAGCCATAAAATCTAATCCTTTTGCCACTTTCGTCTGGATCTGACCATAAATACCGGCATTCCAAATACTCGACTTCACAGAAGGGTCTTCTACCAAAGGAACTTCTCTGTAAAATCTGTTAGAAATAAGATTATTAAAATTAAACCTGTTGTGCATTTAGGATAAATTAATTTTTATTTTGTTTAAACTTCTTTTAAATATAAAGAAATTAAGATATTGTATCATTGTAAAAGAAGTGATTTTAGAGGTAATTCTGGTTGCCAACCCTTCAAAAGTTTTTGCTAAATTGATGTGTAGTAAAAATTGTCCGCTCAGTTGTGATATAGCTGTTTCAATCCGTTTTCTAATTTTAGATTTTACTTTCGAAAACGATACAAATTCATGTTGATTTTTTCTCATTGGAACAGAAAGTTTAATGTTTGAGTAATTGAACAGATCAACCCTTAATTTTTCGCTAATATATCCTCTGTCGCCTATCAGTAAACAGTTTTTGAAGTTTTCTTTTATATCCTTCAGATAATTTATGTCATGAACGTTTGCCGGAGAAAAATCGAAGGAATGAAAAACACCGTTTTTGTCGCAGACAGCATGTAATTTATAGCCGAAATATCGTGTTTTTTGTGCAGCACAATATCCAAATTCCGGACGAATATTTTCTGTGGAACAAATTCCACTGCGATTTGCCCTACTTATTTTACATATCTCCAATGGTGTTGAATCAACAATAAAAACGTTTGTAAAATCAGAAAACTTTGCACTCAAAACTCTGCGTATTTCTTCTAAGTAGAAAAACAATTTTCGCTTTCTTCTGTTATAAACGCTTCTTTCTATTTTTTGTTCTAATTCTGTTTTTGAAATGTATCTAAACAGTTGTAATTCAGAGTTTATCGACATATATTCTGCTGTAATATTTAAAGCTACAAGTTCTAAATCAGAAAGTTTTGGAACTCTGATCTGAGGTTTAGTCTTAATATGACTGCAAGTATTTATCAATTCTTCTAAAATAATTTTGTAGTTTTGAATAAGATTGTTCATGTATTTAAATGATTGGTAGTCAAATAAATATACGGTTTTTGAACCAAATGAACAATCTTTTATTGTTTAATTCCTAAATGCACAACAGGTTAAAATTAAATAGATTATCGCCGCCGTTCACTGTAGGATTTTCTCTGAAATGGAATCTTCCGTTGACCTCACTTCCGTACACAGATCTTGCTTTTGTGTACATGAAATCTACCCCAAAAGTATATTTGATCTTATCGGTATTGTAATACAAGTTATCTACGATCTGGATCACATTATTTTTGAAGCTTTCCTGCGCAAAACGGTGACCTCCAATCTGGATATTTGTTGCCTTGTTTCCGTCAATATTAGTGATTATATTTTCTACAATCGCTCTCGGAACAGCATGTCCCAACTGGTCACTTTGATAACTGTCCTGAAAGGTATATAAATGCTGAACTTTCAATTCGTTCGTTATATTAGGCTTTAAATTAGATCTTAAAGTTAACAACAAACTGTTATCCATGTTTTTATCGGTTCCGTAAGACTCGAATGCATTAATAGCTGTATTGTCTCCTAATCCGTTTTTATTGAGATCGTAAGTAAAATTGTTTCTTAATGTCAATAAGTTTTTATCATTAATCTGCCAGTCTAAACGTAAAAATGCGGCATCAGAATTCCTTACTTTATCGAAACTTCCAAATTGTGGAGAATTTCCAACGCCATATTTTGCTCTTGCAATATCAAGGAATTTATTAAGTGTCGCTGTTGTAGTATTTAATCTCAACTCATCTTCACGCGATTTGATATCTGCAATCTGCAACGGTCTAGAATCTAACTGATGATCCCAAGCTGCGAAAAAATGTAGCTTATTTTTAATAATCGGTCCACCCAATGAAAACCCGAACTGAGAAGTAGAAAAATCAACATCTCTCTTGTTTCCACGAATATCATACGGACTCGAAAGCCAGTTGGTTCTCAAATATTCCCAAGCACTTCCTGAAAATTTATTGGTTCCTGATTTTGTAACCGCACTTACCGTTCCACCTCCACTTCTACCCAAGGTAACATCATACTGATTGGTTGTAATTTTAAATTCTCTTACCGCTTCAATCGATATAGAAAAAGGCGCACCACTTCGGCTTGTTGTAGATCCTGCAGAGGTTGGGTTTTTCGCCGTCATCCCGTCAATGGTAAAATTGGTAGAAGAACCTAGCTGACCAGATAAGTTTCCGTTTTTACCGCTTAAAGGAGACAAATCTGTAAGACTAGTAAAATTTCGTCCGTTTACGGGTAAAATTCCTATATTCTTCGCTGAAATGGCAGTTGCTGCTCCTAAGTTTCCTATTTTATTTTTAAGATTTCCATTGATCACTACTTCTTCAATCGTTTTTTCGCCTTCATCTAAATCAAGATTCACAGTCACCTGATCTCCAAAATTCACATTGTAGCCTTCCTTCTTTTCCTCATTTACGATTACCGTATAAGGTCCTCCTAAAGGTATTTCTTTAAAAATATACTCCCCTTTAGAATTAGTTTCTGTTACTGTACGAAAACCGGTAGACTCATTCACGATAGTAACTTTCACCTTTTCCTGAACTTTCTTGCCCGTAATTTTCCCCACAATAGAAGCTTGTGTTGTTTGTGCATAGGCAATAGTTCCTACTCCCAAAAACAGAAGTCCCAATAAAATCTTTGCTTTTTTCATATAATAAATTAATTGGGCACAAAGGTATAGTGACTTTGTAAGCCATCTGTTTAAGGGTGTTTTAACATTTTTTTAATTAAATTGAAATATTATGTTAAATAAGTGTAAACGATAACATTATTCTCAAGGCTATCAATTCGTTAGATAAGATTACAAAGTTTTAATTTTCTCAGAATAATTAATAGTGGTATTTTTTTAAACTATTATTTACATTATTTTTGTTGAAAAGATAGAAAACGCATGTCCGAAAACATTCAGCATAAAATAGAGCAACTCCGTAAAGAACTTCATCAGCATAATGAAAATTATTATCTGTTGGATGAACCCAGTATTTCAGATTTTGAGTTTGATTTATTATTAAAAGAGCTTCAGGATCTGGAAGCGCAATATCCGGAATTCCATGACGATAATTCGCCAACTATTCGTGTTGGAGGCGGTGTCACAAAAATATTCCCAACCATTCAGCATCAGTTTAGAATGTATTCTTTGGATAATTCTTACGACTTTGATGATTTGGAAGACTGGGAAAAACGAATCATTAAAACAATTGACGAACCTGTAGAATTTGTTGCCGAGCTCAAATATGATGGTGCCTCAATTTCTATTCTTTACGAAAATGGAAAATTATCACAAGCGGTAACTCGTGGTGACGGTTTTCAGGGAGATGAAATCACAGCCAATGTGCGTACAATTTCAGATATTCCGTTGAAACTGAACGGAGACTTTCCTGAAAGATTTTTTATGCGTGGCGAAATTTATTTAACCCGAAAAAACTTCGACAAAATAAACAAACTGCGTGAAGAAGAAGGTTTAGATCCGTTTATGAACCCAAGAAACACAGCCAGTGGAAGTTTAAAAATGCAGGATAGTGGTGAAGTTAG
Above is a genomic segment from Chryseobacterium mulctrae containing:
- a CDS encoding IS982 family transposase; the encoded protein is MNNLIQNYKIILEELINTCSHIKTKPQIRVPKLSDLELVALNITAEYMSINSELQLFRYISKTELEQKIERSVYNRRKRKLFFYLEEIRRVLSAKFSDFTNVFIVDSTPLEICKISRANRSGICSTENIRPEFGYCAAQKTRYFGYKLHAVCDKNGVFHSFDFSPANVHDINYLKDIKENFKNCLLIGDRGYISEKLRVDLFNYSNIKLSVPMRKNQHEFVSFSKVKSKIRKRIETAISQLSGQFLLHINLAKTFEGLATRITSKITSFTMIQYLNFFIFKRSLNKIKINLS